The following proteins are encoded in a genomic region of Zea mays cultivar B73 chromosome 9, Zm-B73-REFERENCE-NAM-5.0, whole genome shotgun sequence:
- the LOC100278286 gene encoding uncharacterized protein LOC100278286 (The RefSeq protein has 2 substitutions compared to this genomic sequence), whose translation MESLVAMMAFCEAPFDGTSPASSLAAGNSSSSTNVPKAGGYGMASSRLALLAAKWPMERLAAMVAFCEAPFDGTWSPSSGAAGGRACATNVPEAGAGGDVASSAPARLAAAAKKRPVERLVAAMAFCEAPFDGTFDGTSAPSSDAASDVEDTAALRRPWLADAKELERAAIAAVAREG comes from the coding sequence ATGGAGAGCCTCGTCGCCATGATGGCCTTCTGCGAGGCACCGTTCGACGGCACCTCGCCTGCGTCCTCGCTTGCCGCCGGGAACAGCTCATCTTCGACCAACGTCCCCAAGGCTGGCGGGTATGGCATGGCGTCGTCGAGGCTGGCGTTGCTGGCCGCGAAGTGGCCGATGGAGAGGCTCGCGGCCATGGTGGCCTTCTGCGAGGCGCCGTTCGACGGCACAAGGTCCCCGTCGTCAGGTGCCGCCGGAGGCCGCGCCTGCGCAACGAACGTCCCCGAGGCCGGAGCCGGCGGAGACGTGGCGTCATCGGCACAGGCGAGGCTGGCCGCAGCCGCGAAGAAGCGGCCGGTGGAGAGGCTCGTGGCCGCGATGGCCTTCTGCGAGGCGCCGTTCGACGGCACCTTCGATGGCACCTCGGCTCCGTCGTCGGATGCCGCAAGTGACGTTGAAGATACGGCGGCGTTGAGGCGGCCGTGGCTGGCCGACGCCAAAGAACTAGAACGAGCGGCGATTGCGGCTGTTGCGCGTGAAGGTTAG
- the LOC100281713 gene encoding Protein DECREASED SIZE EXCLUSION LIMIT 1: protein MAGLERPRRRPPPDPVAVLRGHRAAVNDACFHPSLPLLFSGAADGELRAWDTASHRTASSVWAHAGSVGVYSVAAGAGLGNKIISQGRDGTCKCWAIEEAGLSRKPLLTIKTSTYHFCKMSLVKSSFTHATESGSSSSASDVEPQIVPTENAECHGVNPTIGPQEHDQCTTSNGHNMLAIAGQESSQVELWDITSARKIVTLPQTCSANATDHPTKKKGLCMAVQAFIPHESAGYVNILSSYEDGSTLWWDVRKPGLPLSSVKYHSESALSIAIDGFCNGGISGGADDKVVMFTLDHPKGTFILRKEIELERPGIAGTAIRPDNKIAATAGWDHRIRVYNYNKGNALAVLKYHSASCNAVTFSSDCKLMASCSADTTVALWDLYPPKPQSKADITETDEASC from the exons ATGGCAGGCCTCGAACGGCCTCGCCGCCGCCCTCCGCCAGACCCCGTCGCCGTGCTCCGGGGCCACCGCGCCGCAGTCAACGACGCCTGCTTCcacccctccctccccctcctcttctCCGG CGCGGCCGACGGGGAGCTCAGGGCCTGGGACACCGCGAGCCACCGCACCGCTTCCTCTGTGTG GGCTCATGCTGGGTCGGTGGGAGTGTATTCTGTCGCTGCTGGTGCTGGACTTGGCAATAAGATAATCAG CCAGGGCAGGGATGGGACTTGTAAATGTTGGGCGATTGAAGAAGCTGGGCTTTCAAG GAAGCCACTACTTACAATCAAAACAAGTACATACCATTTCTGCAAGATGTCACTGGTGAAGTCTTCTTTTACACATGCCACTGAATCTGGCTCTAGCAGCTCAGCTAGTGACGTGGAACCACAAATAGTGCCAACTGAAAATGCAGAATGCCATGGTGTAAACCCTACAATAGGCCCCCAAGAACATGATCAAT GCACTACCTCTAATGGGCATAATATGCTGGCAATTGCTGGTCAAGAATCCTCTCAG GTTGAGCTTTGGGACATTACAAGTGCTAGAAAGATCGTAACCTTGCCCCAAACATGTAGTGCCAATGCGACAGATCATCCTACTAAGAAAAAGG GACTATGCATGGCTGTGCAAGCTTTCATCCCCCATGAATCCGCAGGCTACGTAAATATTTTGTCAAG ttatgaagatggaagcactctTTGGTGGGATGTACGAAAGCCTGGATTACCTTTATCTTCAGTGAAGTATCATTCAGAATCAG CTTTATCCATTGCTATTGATGGATTTTGCAATGGTGGAATCTCAGGAGGTGCTGATGATAAAGTAGTCATGTTCACGCTCGACCATCCAAAG GGCACATTTATTCTTAGGAAAGAAATAGAACTCGAGCGACCGGGTATTGCTGGCACAGCAATTCGTCCAGACAACAAGATCGCTGCAACCGCTGGCTGGGATCACAG GATTCGAGTGTACAACTACAACAAAGGAAATGCTCTAGCCGTGTTGAAGTATCACAGTGCTTCG TGCAATGCAGTGACCTTCTCATCTGACTGCAAGCTCATGGCTTCCTGCTCGGCGGATACCACGGTTGCGCTGTGGGACCTCTATCCCCCAAAACCCCAAAGCAAAGCGGACATCACAGAAACAGACGAGGCCTCCTGCTAG
- the LOC100281713 gene encoding protein DECREASED SIZE EXCLUSION LIMIT 1 isoform X2: protein MAGLERPRRRPPPDPVAVLRGHRAAVNDACFHPSLPLLFSGAHAGSVGVYSVAAGAGLGNKIISQGRDGTCKCWAIEEAGLSRYHLLTLFEFKKQLIFLQERKPLLTIKTSTYHFCKMSLVKSSFTHATESGSSSSASDVEPQIVPTENAECHGVNPTIGPQEHDQCTTSNGHNMLAIAGQESSQVELWDITSARKIVTLPQTCSANATDHPTKKKGLCMAVQAFIPHESAGYVNILSSYEDGSTLWWDVRKPGLPLSSVKYHSESALSIAIDGFCNGGISGGADDKVVMFTLDHPKGTFILRKEIELERPGIAGTAIRPDNKIAATAGWDHRIRVYNYNKGNALAVLKYHSASCNAVTFSSDCKLMASCSADTTVALWDLYPPKPQSKADITETDEASC, encoded by the exons ATGGCAGGCCTCGAACGGCCTCGCCGCCGCCCTCCGCCAGACCCCGTCGCCGTGCTCCGGGGCCACCGCGCCGCAGTCAACGACGCCTGCTTCcacccctccctccccctcctcttctCCGG GGCTCATGCTGGGTCGGTGGGAGTGTATTCTGTCGCTGCTGGTGCTGGACTTGGCAATAAGATAATCAG CCAGGGCAGGGATGGGACTTGTAAATGTTGGGCGATTGAAGAAGCTGGGCTTTCAAGGTATCATTTGCTCACGCTATTTGAGTTCAAAAAACAACTCATTTTTCTTCAGGAGAG GAAGCCACTACTTACAATCAAAACAAGTACATACCATTTCTGCAAGATGTCACTGGTGAAGTCTTCTTTTACACATGCCACTGAATCTGGCTCTAGCAGCTCAGCTAGTGACGTGGAACCACAAATAGTGCCAACTGAAAATGCAGAATGCCATGGTGTAAACCCTACAATAGGCCCCCAAGAACATGATCAAT GCACTACCTCTAATGGGCATAATATGCTGGCAATTGCTGGTCAAGAATCCTCTCAG GTTGAGCTTTGGGACATTACAAGTGCTAGAAAGATCGTAACCTTGCCCCAAACATGTAGTGCCAATGCGACAGATCATCCTACTAAGAAAAAGG GACTATGCATGGCTGTGCAAGCTTTCATCCCCCATGAATCCGCAGGCTACGTAAATATTTTGTCAAG ttatgaagatggaagcactctTTGGTGGGATGTACGAAAGCCTGGATTACCTTTATCTTCAGTGAAGTATCATTCAGAATCAG CTTTATCCATTGCTATTGATGGATTTTGCAATGGTGGAATCTCAGGAGGTGCTGATGATAAAGTAGTCATGTTCACGCTCGACCATCCAAAG GGCACATTTATTCTTAGGAAAGAAATAGAACTCGAGCGACCGGGTATTGCTGGCACAGCAATTCGTCCAGACAACAAGATCGCTGCAACCGCTGGCTGGGATCACAG GATTCGAGTGTACAACTACAACAAAGGAAATGCTCTAGCCGTGTTGAAGTATCACAGTGCTTCG TGCAATGCAGTGACCTTCTCATCTGACTGCAAGCTCATGGCTTCCTGCTCGGCGGATACCACGGTTGCGCTGTGGGACCTCTATCCCCCAAAACCCCAAAGCAAAGCGGACATCACAGAAACAGACGAGGCCTCCTGCTAG
- the LOC100281713 gene encoding protein DECREASED SIZE EXCLUSION LIMIT 1 isoform X4 translates to MGLVNVGRLKKLGFQGIICSRYLSSKNNSFFFRRGRKPLLTIKTSTYHFCKMSLVKSSFTHATESGSSSSASDVEPQIVPTENAECHGVNPTIGPQEHDQCTTSNGHNMLAIAGQESSQVELWDITSARKIVTLPQTCSANATDHPTKKKGLCMAVQAFIPHESAGYVNILSSYEDGSTLWWDVRKPGLPLSSVKYHSESALSIAIDGFCNGGISGGADDKVVMFTLDHPKGTFILRKEIELERPGIAGTAIRPDNKIAATAGWDHRIRVYNYNKGNALAVLKYHSASCNAVTFSSDCKLMASCSADTTVALWDLYPPKPQSKADITETDEASC, encoded by the exons ATGGGACTTGTAAATGTTGGGCGATTGAAGAAGCTGGGCTTTCAAGGTATCATTTGCTCACGCTATTTGAGTTCAAAAAACAACTCATTTTTCTTCAGGAGAGGCAG GAAGCCACTACTTACAATCAAAACAAGTACATACCATTTCTGCAAGATGTCACTGGTGAAGTCTTCTTTTACACATGCCACTGAATCTGGCTCTAGCAGCTCAGCTAGTGACGTGGAACCACAAATAGTGCCAACTGAAAATGCAGAATGCCATGGTGTAAACCCTACAATAGGCCCCCAAGAACATGATCAAT GCACTACCTCTAATGGGCATAATATGCTGGCAATTGCTGGTCAAGAATCCTCTCAG GTTGAGCTTTGGGACATTACAAGTGCTAGAAAGATCGTAACCTTGCCCCAAACATGTAGTGCCAATGCGACAGATCATCCTACTAAGAAAAAGG GACTATGCATGGCTGTGCAAGCTTTCATCCCCCATGAATCCGCAGGCTACGTAAATATTTTGTCAAG ttatgaagatggaagcactctTTGGTGGGATGTACGAAAGCCTGGATTACCTTTATCTTCAGTGAAGTATCATTCAGAATCAG CTTTATCCATTGCTATTGATGGATTTTGCAATGGTGGAATCTCAGGAGGTGCTGATGATAAAGTAGTCATGTTCACGCTCGACCATCCAAAG GGCACATTTATTCTTAGGAAAGAAATAGAACTCGAGCGACCGGGTATTGCTGGCACAGCAATTCGTCCAGACAACAAGATCGCTGCAACCGCTGGCTGGGATCACAG GATTCGAGTGTACAACTACAACAAAGGAAATGCTCTAGCCGTGTTGAAGTATCACAGTGCTTCG TGCAATGCAGTGACCTTCTCATCTGACTGCAAGCTCATGGCTTCCTGCTCGGCGGATACCACGGTTGCGCTGTGGGACCTCTATCCCCCAAAACCCCAAAGCAAAGCGGACATCACAGAAACAGACGAGGCCTCCTGCTAG
- the LOC100281713 gene encoding protein DECREASED SIZE EXCLUSION LIMIT 1 isoform X1 translates to MAGLERPRRRPPPDPVAVLRGHRAAVNDACFHPSLPLLFSGAADGELRAWDTASHRTASSVWAHAGSVGVYSVAAGAGLGNKIISQGRDGTCKCWAIEEAGLSRYHLLTLFEFKKQLIFLQERKPLLTIKTSTYHFCKMSLVKSSFTHATESGSSSSASDVEPQIVPTENAECHGVNPTIGPQEHDQCTTSNGHNMLAIAGQESSQVELWDITSARKIVTLPQTCSANATDHPTKKKGLCMAVQAFIPHESAGYVNILSSYEDGSTLWWDVRKPGLPLSSVKYHSESALSIAIDGFCNGGISGGADDKVVMFTLDHPKGTFILRKEIELERPGIAGTAIRPDNKIAATAGWDHRIRVYNYNKGNALAVLKYHSASCNAVTFSSDCKLMASCSADTTVALWDLYPPKPQSKADITETDEASC, encoded by the exons ATGGCAGGCCTCGAACGGCCTCGCCGCCGCCCTCCGCCAGACCCCGTCGCCGTGCTCCGGGGCCACCGCGCCGCAGTCAACGACGCCTGCTTCcacccctccctccccctcctcttctCCGG CGCGGCCGACGGGGAGCTCAGGGCCTGGGACACCGCGAGCCACCGCACCGCTTCCTCTGTGTG GGCTCATGCTGGGTCGGTGGGAGTGTATTCTGTCGCTGCTGGTGCTGGACTTGGCAATAAGATAATCAG CCAGGGCAGGGATGGGACTTGTAAATGTTGGGCGATTGAAGAAGCTGGGCTTTCAAGGTATCATTTGCTCACGCTATTTGAGTTCAAAAAACAACTCATTTTTCTTCAGGAGAG GAAGCCACTACTTACAATCAAAACAAGTACATACCATTTCTGCAAGATGTCACTGGTGAAGTCTTCTTTTACACATGCCACTGAATCTGGCTCTAGCAGCTCAGCTAGTGACGTGGAACCACAAATAGTGCCAACTGAAAATGCAGAATGCCATGGTGTAAACCCTACAATAGGCCCCCAAGAACATGATCAAT GCACTACCTCTAATGGGCATAATATGCTGGCAATTGCTGGTCAAGAATCCTCTCAG GTTGAGCTTTGGGACATTACAAGTGCTAGAAAGATCGTAACCTTGCCCCAAACATGTAGTGCCAATGCGACAGATCATCCTACTAAGAAAAAGG GACTATGCATGGCTGTGCAAGCTTTCATCCCCCATGAATCCGCAGGCTACGTAAATATTTTGTCAAG ttatgaagatggaagcactctTTGGTGGGATGTACGAAAGCCTGGATTACCTTTATCTTCAGTGAAGTATCATTCAGAATCAG CTTTATCCATTGCTATTGATGGATTTTGCAATGGTGGAATCTCAGGAGGTGCTGATGATAAAGTAGTCATGTTCACGCTCGACCATCCAAAG GGCACATTTATTCTTAGGAAAGAAATAGAACTCGAGCGACCGGGTATTGCTGGCACAGCAATTCGTCCAGACAACAAGATCGCTGCAACCGCTGGCTGGGATCACAG GATTCGAGTGTACAACTACAACAAAGGAAATGCTCTAGCCGTGTTGAAGTATCACAGTGCTTCG TGCAATGCAGTGACCTTCTCATCTGACTGCAAGCTCATGGCTTCCTGCTCGGCGGATACCACGGTTGCGCTGTGGGACCTCTATCCCCCAAAACCCCAAAGCAAAGCGGACATCACAGAAACAGACGAGGCCTCCTGCTAG
- the LOC100281713 gene encoding protein DECREASED SIZE EXCLUSION LIMIT 1 isoform X3, whose amino-acid sequence MAGLERPRRRPPPDPVAVLRGHRAAVNDACFHPSLPLLFSGAHAGSVGVYSVAAGAGLGNKIISQGRDGTCKCWAIEEAGLSRKPLLTIKTSTYHFCKMSLVKSSFTHATESGSSSSASDVEPQIVPTENAECHGVNPTIGPQEHDQCTTSNGHNMLAIAGQESSQVELWDITSARKIVTLPQTCSANATDHPTKKKGLCMAVQAFIPHESAGYVNILSSYEDGSTLWWDVRKPGLPLSSVKYHSESALSIAIDGFCNGGISGGADDKVVMFTLDHPKGTFILRKEIELERPGIAGTAIRPDNKIAATAGWDHRIRVYNYNKGNALAVLKYHSASCNAVTFSSDCKLMASCSADTTVALWDLYPPKPQSKADITETDEASC is encoded by the exons ATGGCAGGCCTCGAACGGCCTCGCCGCCGCCCTCCGCCAGACCCCGTCGCCGTGCTCCGGGGCCACCGCGCCGCAGTCAACGACGCCTGCTTCcacccctccctccccctcctcttctCCGG GGCTCATGCTGGGTCGGTGGGAGTGTATTCTGTCGCTGCTGGTGCTGGACTTGGCAATAAGATAATCAG CCAGGGCAGGGATGGGACTTGTAAATGTTGGGCGATTGAAGAAGCTGGGCTTTCAAG GAAGCCACTACTTACAATCAAAACAAGTACATACCATTTCTGCAAGATGTCACTGGTGAAGTCTTCTTTTACACATGCCACTGAATCTGGCTCTAGCAGCTCAGCTAGTGACGTGGAACCACAAATAGTGCCAACTGAAAATGCAGAATGCCATGGTGTAAACCCTACAATAGGCCCCCAAGAACATGATCAAT GCACTACCTCTAATGGGCATAATATGCTGGCAATTGCTGGTCAAGAATCCTCTCAG GTTGAGCTTTGGGACATTACAAGTGCTAGAAAGATCGTAACCTTGCCCCAAACATGTAGTGCCAATGCGACAGATCATCCTACTAAGAAAAAGG GACTATGCATGGCTGTGCAAGCTTTCATCCCCCATGAATCCGCAGGCTACGTAAATATTTTGTCAAG ttatgaagatggaagcactctTTGGTGGGATGTACGAAAGCCTGGATTACCTTTATCTTCAGTGAAGTATCATTCAGAATCAG CTTTATCCATTGCTATTGATGGATTTTGCAATGGTGGAATCTCAGGAGGTGCTGATGATAAAGTAGTCATGTTCACGCTCGACCATCCAAAG GGCACATTTATTCTTAGGAAAGAAATAGAACTCGAGCGACCGGGTATTGCTGGCACAGCAATTCGTCCAGACAACAAGATCGCTGCAACCGCTGGCTGGGATCACAG GATTCGAGTGTACAACTACAACAAAGGAAATGCTCTAGCCGTGTTGAAGTATCACAGTGCTTCG TGCAATGCAGTGACCTTCTCATCTGACTGCAAGCTCATGGCTTCCTGCTCGGCGGATACCACGGTTGCGCTGTGGGACCTCTATCCCCCAAAACCCCAAAGCAAAGCGGACATCACAGAAACAGACGAGGCCTCCTGCTAG